Below is a window of Mauremys mutica isolate MM-2020 ecotype Southern chromosome 11, ASM2049712v1, whole genome shotgun sequence DNA.
GCTGAATTTCACCATTAATTAGGCAGCCGCACTGCGGGGAGCCTTTGAAATCTGAGAAAATGGGAAAAATCATCTGAAGCACGTTTTTTAAACCCAACTTCAATAAATCCTGACCAGGCCTGAATTTCTCCGAGTATCTCTTTCCCCTGTACAAAAGCGAAATGAAGCAAAGGATGATTCGCAGGACCCAATAAAGTTTGACTTAAAAAAATTccatgtatatttttaaatcctGCTTGCTGGCGGTGGCATATGACACGGGTTATGAAGGGTcttgacatttttttttccaaatgaaccTTCTCGAGAACCCCTTTCTCTATGAAGAACAAGCCCTGATGTAACACCCTGAATAGATCTTATTTTATTTCGATGGCCACTGAGCTGAAGAAGAGGCAAAAGCTTGTTTGGGAGAGATTCTTCCACAAGTAATTTATATTCAGAGTGTATACCATCTCTGGGTGGAAGATCTCTCTGCAGCTGTATACATTTACCTACACGTGTCTGGCTAGAAGTCTTCTAATGTTCTGACCCCACCTATACTAAAGGATCTCTTTTAACTCCTTCACTAAACGCCAGACTATGCAAATGTGCTACTACCTACAGCACATGAAAATACCAAACACAGTTCCTGGATGAATGAGAATTGATATGGGACTGTCTTtggtggttggggtttttttattttattttattttataaattattCTGCACCTccccgaacacacacacacatttttcaatACACGAGCCAGACAGAGAGATCGGTTTCTGATACCGGCTTTCAAACCTGTTTGGTAGAAGGGGAGGGAGTGAAGAAAGCGTGCATTCAAATCCACtgtctggggaggggggatggctGGAGAGGGACGttgttaatgttttctctgattaGATCCCTGCTTGTTTAATTACAGAATCAGTCCGGACCTGCGTTTACTTGCTTCGCTGGGGAGTTTTTCAGGGCGGTTTTCTGGTTACAGCTGGAACGGCCCTTCGCTTTGCCTTTTGTTTTCTGGCTGCCTCTTTTATTTTTTGCACCCAATGTGTTTCCCATTACTAAAGCGCTGCCTtcgctgagccgctcagccccgGCGCTGGCATTGCACTACTGGGAGACGCCATGTTGGCTGAGCTAATAGGACACCAAGTCAAAAGCAAGCTTAAAGGCATACTTCCACAGGCTTCATCCACCTCCCCTCCCCGACACTCCCCCGACTGCCACTTAGCGCGCACGGCCAGGGCCCGCAGCCTCAGAGGAACCGGGACCCCCGCGCTATGGGGGGGAGGGTTAAGTGCAAGCCCCCCGCTCGCTCTGGTACGGTCCTCAATGTCTGTCCTTTAAACCGCTTTGTGTTAACTTCAGAGATAAACCTCCCCCTGTCCGGACATGGGGAGTGAAGCTAACCGGGAAaggtttggaggggggggggaatcattcTCGAGACGTGTTTTAAAAAGTGTCTTAAAAGCAGCGATCGCCTCTTTGCTTTTACTATTGTTGTGGTTCGCGCTGGGCTGTTTGTTTCCCTTCCATCCCAAGCACtggtggaggtgggagaaataGCGAACTCAGATCAGATAAAAACCccgcaagggggggggggagaagaggaataGACACTTAAGAGGAAAGAGTCGCCATGtttagcagctttttttttttttaaagatctcgTCAATTTCACATAGAACAAGCCTCTCATTCCCAGCCCTCCTCTTTTGTCCAACTCAGTCGCTGGATAGGTCTTTTGTTCTAACTCAGCATGAAAAGAAAAACTTTCTTTAAATGCTATAAACTTAAACCTAATGCAAGTCCCTAAACAAATCCTCCTCTGAGCATTCCAAACATATATAcatggggttgtttttttttggtttaaccCTGATGCATTTTCTGTTTACTCTTATTCTTTGTGCACCAAAGCTAGCTGCAGAAACATAGATCTCTATATAGAGCTTGCAGGCtttcaaacattaaaaaaaaaccacaacaaaaaaaaaaaacaaaaaaaacagggaaTGTCTTTTGATTTGAAAATCATAAATTATAATTTAATGCCAATAACAATGTACAGCAAACGGTTGCTTACAATAAACTAACACAAAACAAACAAGTAAAGATCCGGTGGTCTTAGCTGGAATAAAAActtcacacacactcactcacatgTAGAGCACTTGCAATAGAAAAAGCTGAATCTAGAGGTCAGCAATCCCCTTCAgtaacacatgcacacacacacagtttatatatttatatataatcagCCGTGGTTCAGGTGTAAAACTGCTCAAATTCACAATTATATATATCAttttcccccgctcccccctccccctccacagatGGGTCTAACTGGAAGGAAGATCAGGGTTTAATCGACTTTACAGaattgtctctctcccccccctttttttttgaaACCACAACATGGTGTAGTAACTTGTGGTAGAGAGGGTGGGAAGCCTCACACAAGGACAAAATTGCAAGCTTTCATATACAaagcatctgctatagaccataGGTGGGggacgggacacacacacacacacacacccacacacacaaaagaaagcaGCCGCTTTCAAAATCAGATCACCCTGCTTTGTGTCTTTCCTTCCTTCAAATTTTATTTGCGATGACGAGGGATAGTAAGTATTAAATACACAAATTGTGTATCCGATCCTGCAGCACTTAcgcagacaaaactcccactgatctgAATGGGACCTTTGCCGGCGCGAGGATTCCAATATAGGGCCCTGCCCATGTATGTGTGTACGCAGAGGTACACACACATTCACGTATCCCAAATGTAAAATATGTTGACGACCTCCGGTCATGCTTTCACTGCCAATTTTTTTAATCCACTTGTTATTATATACACATTAAAAACAGTCTCCTCAGTCCTACAAGCTAAGTCACTCCATCTGAAGACCTCTCAATGACAACGATAGATGGCAGTTACAGAGTATTATAAAAAAATCACACATGCTTAAAGAAAACTCATTGCAAACAACTGACCTGTATTTACAATACTGCTATTACCTTGCTCCAGTGATCTTGTGCGTGTATGTCAGAAATTTACAAAAGATTTTTCCTCCCATTCTGATCATAAAATAGATACTGATCTTCAGATTTCTAATACTTTTTTTCACAACAATACCTTTCCTATGCAGGCACTTAAGTGTGACAAAAATAAGGGCCTTCTCTAGAAAATCCATTTTTAATTAACAGGAGGATTAGATGAATGGGGGGTAATGGTTTACCATTTCAATATAGTACTTCCTAAACCAAAGATAAACCATGAATTTAagtcccccaaccccactcccgaATTAAATAGGTAAATACACTGCTATAAGTCTGCTACAAACTTATTGTGACAAGTAAACAAATCAATTGCCTATGGATTTATAGAACTACAAACTACAGAGAAGTAATGTGGTTTCTGAAAGACATTTGACAGCCAAACAAGTTTCAGATatcaaataatattttaatttctgAATACTTTCAATTTTCCTTGGAATATAACACACAAAGACTCGACCAAACAGTTCAGTTATTATAACTTTTACAGTATACAGAAAtgttgcacttaaaaaaaaaccttcagtttttttaaacacaaaactgTAAACTCTAAGATACTGAATCAATCACGTTATCTATAAGTGCCAACAGTGTTATTTTGTCATGCTGATTTcaatgatattttttttaaaaagggaaaatatcAACAATTATTATAATACAAAGGGCTTGCAAATATACAAACAGATAGAGGAGTTTAATAACAATTCATGAAGAACTATGTGGAACCCAATCCAATTACAAAAgttcactttttttgtttgtttttttttgtttttagttttttgtttttgttttttttaatcaaaaccatAGTGTGTCTTGGACACAATTCATTCTACCTACAATAAATCCCCACAGTTCATTTTCTGTCTGAAAATATCAAAAACCTAGTTTTTGGGGTAGTTAAGTGACATGTGGTTCATTTGGGTCTATATAAttatagctctctctctctcagcttcaaGCTAAATTTTGGGTCACCACCTCTAAGTGCGCTTCCATCATTGTGTTGTTGAGgggttttttccttttcttttcctttcttcctaTGATACTTTCGTGGACTCAGTTTTAATTCTTTCAGAACATATATTTTAAGgatacacatttttttaaagaagccaaGATTATATCAAAAATTATTATAGAACCACAGAATAAACTGGTTTGAAaccagaaaaatacaaaaaagaacaACTATAGGTACATAGACACATAGGACAATtaataatttggaaaaaaaagacTTACTTTTTTCCATTGCTAATTTTCTCCAAATTTCCTTTAAAAGCACTTTCAGCgagatatttttctttaaaaagtttaccccgtaaaagaaaaaaaaagaaaagaaaaaagaaaaacccacccTAATGtatttccttccttctttctttttttcttttacttttcttttccctttattttttaaacaaaagaaatgataAGTAgcaagttttttttctcttaatgACACGGGAGTTTTTAATGCATTCTGTAAAAGTTCATTTgagagtctttttttttaaattcacagtccattattttttttcctgtcttctTCTAGCAAACTGGTAACATCCTTTTACATCCTTAGCAGAAGGAAATATAAGCAACCACCAGAACCCAAATGTCATTTGCTTTCCTTTCCCTCTCTTTCATCTCCCTtctcaatatatatattttaatttttttctccaaTATTTTATTGAATGGACATATAAGGCCAGTTAAAACTGCTGCCAGACAGTAACATATCCCTGATTAGGGTTTCTATTGGGGTTTTACCTACCAAACGGACGAAAAACAATTGCTCTATGACAGAAGATGAGACAGTGCGCAGTGAGGGAAGACGTAGTAATAACTTCCCGAATCGCGTTGGTTGGTTGGGATACTGGCTCCTAACATATTCTTCCAAAGCACACTGTGACTTCTCCTGTAAACTTTCAACATGGGCTACATCAGAGAGACCACAGGCATCTagaagaaagttaaaaaaaaaaagaaaaaaaggaaagagaaaacaatCAGTTTAAagaagattgtttttttttaaaaactggtaaaATTAGGCGTAGCTAGTGGTTGATCATGTCGCTCTCAGAGCTAAGCATGTTTTTAGCAAAaggtgaatatatatatattccaccCTTTTGAACGGTCTGCTCTAGAATCAAACACAGCTTCGAGATCTGAGGGTTTAATTGCACTACTGAGCTAGGCGTTAATACTGAGATGCtgggaaaatgtcattttattattaattattattattagtcgCAAAGGTTGAAAAGCGTGCGGGGGAGAAGCCACTATTTCTTTCCCACTCGGAAAATAACAGTGAAGAGTCTCATCATATGGCTAGAAGGactagtaataaataaataataataataataattaataataattaatactaaaAACTGGCCCAGCAAAGAATAATGGCGCCCCGGTTCCAGCAATAGATTCTCCCCCAAAGAAGACAACGCGTTTTTCTTCAGGCTTTGAAACTGATTTAAGTGGCCCTTTAAAACTGATCTTGTCAGTTTAGCCTATTCAGAGGCAGCCATGCAAACTGTGATCTCTCTGTTCATTTGAGCTGTGTccccctcttttctttttctcactttttctttttgtttcttttaaacccaaATCCTCTACAAGACGAAAAACTCCCTGATATGGTCTGGACATTTTTCTGATGCGCTAAAATACAATCAGTTCCCTTTAAATCAGAGACGTCTGTACTGAAAAGAGCACAGGTTGTGACCTGACCTCTCTGTGGCTTCTTAGGCATAGGGCTAACACATGCATATTCTGCGAGTCATTAGGACCCAGATTTTAAACAAAtaagaaaaagggggaaaaataaaaaaagcaaacatcatatgcatctgtgtgtgtgtgtgtgttacatcaTTGAGGGTTATTGGGGCGTCTGAGAAGCTGCATGCATAACCTTatatttgcatgtgtgtgtttccACAAAATCAGATAACAGAAACCTTTATCTGGTTGGGAGGCAATTTGCATGCCAGGCCTCACATTTTGCAAATAGTAATAAATTTAACAGTTACGACAGTGTCGGACGATTGTTTTCTTGAAAGGCTAAAAAAAGTGCTCTTTAGAAATCCCGGATTTGAAATAAACTCATAAGGGTTGTGTTGGGGAGTGTgcgtgctgggggtgggggaaaatccTAGCTGAAAATCTGAGCGAGGGATAAAATGCATCCTTGAAAAATGACAGGGAAATAAAATAAGTATCCCACAAACAAACGGTACATTCTGCTTTTCCTACGGCTAGATGCTCCCTGCTAATTGATCACTTTAGGATTTTAGCACaagtaatttgaaaaaaaaaagttttacatgTAAAGCAATAATATATAAAAGGAAGTTTAGGTCACGACCCAGAACCTGGACAAAGTCCAGAAAATGACTTGGTTCCCCAGACCCCCTTTAACACAACAAGGAACGGATTGTgagtcctcctccccccactccacataaactacatttttttttctgtttcctgatATCAGGCTTTAAAAAACTCCGATGAGTAATTATTTTACAAGTCCTGCTTCCATTCATATGTTTATCACGTGGCCACTTTCCCAAGCTTCCAGATTAGTTACAAAAGAAAtcatttaagaaaacaaaactaCCTTAATCCAAAACTTCTAGAGGTCCAATACAGTGTGTCACCGGATGCCGCCTTAAAGTTAGCAGCCTCGACTAACGTCGTGCACAAATTAGAAAGCATGTatttaaatttatatatatatatatgtagccTCCAGAGTTAAAATCAAGTCTATTACTCACACAGGTTAAACTACGGTGCAAGTTAATTAGATTTCACAATGCGTTCAATTATTGTTTTATAACTCATATACTATTTATGTGCAGAAAAAGTTGGCACGTATTTTCCACTTTTAATTATCTAAGAAACACCTTACTGCTTTGATTATTTCCTTCCAGAGAGAGGCATAGCTGTGTAACCATCGAATTACATTTTTAAGCCCCAGCTAAGAATCCTCTTCTGTTAGTTTTCATATTATTACTATGTATGTACTGGAGAATTATCTTTTACAAACCGCTACTTACTTTGGACCATACAACTCCTGCTGGGGATAACTGAAAACTTTCTCCCTTAGATCAAATGATACAGAACTGCTCATTGCCACCTTCTATTTAACTCAGAGACAGCTCTTTGGgaaatttgatttattttattttatgggaTGGAAACGAATGGATTTTAAATTCAGCTTGGCacgcttaactttttttttaattcactttttAATCTCGCAGGGCTGctttggttgttgttgttgttttgtggtTGCCCATAAAAtgatccttcttttttttttaagtggtttcAGGGATGGGAAGACTTGCATTTAACATCAGACAGCTTTTGCTGCTGTTCGGATTGGTGTCCTTAAATGCCAGAGCGATACGGTTAAATCAAATATTATTTTCACCGCGGAAGGCAGAGACTCACATGCCTTATTGGTGCTcaaaagtcccccccccccccctccgatcATTGTTAAAACTATCTGAAGGCTCCCTCTCAGGGTGCGTATAGGCCAGGCCTTCCTTGGAGAAACACATCCCATTTTTCTAAAAGGACACATGTAGCAATGATTCTGGTGGGGTTTCCAGCTTCTTCCACTTTGCCAGAGTGAACCGATTTCAAAGggatggctggggaggggagtgagaggGTGCAAATAAATGCTGCCTACCTGAGGTGAAGAGGACTATGGCCTTTAAACAGCTATATTCTGCAGAGTCGACATGCAACGCTTTCAGTTTTTCTACTTGCTCTTGGAAGATTCGTATGTGGTCCATAAAGGCGACCACTCGGTCAGCAGACATCGGCGAAGCGTGGAGGCCAGCAGCGGCCAGGAGAGGGGCTACGTGGAGGGGCATGGAGCACTGGGCAGCGTTGAGCACAAATAACtcgctccaggtcagcctgaggAGGGCCACCTGGTCTGTGATCTGGAGGTCTGGGAAGAAGGGGATATTCCTGGCCCACTCCACCGCACTGAAGAGCATCCTGGCTGCC
It encodes the following:
- the NR2F2 gene encoding COUP transcription factor 2 isoform X3, with the translated sequence MQAIWDLEQGKYGFVSSLFTAAVQRGRMPPTQPTHGQFALTNGDPLNCHSYLSGYISLLLRAEPYPTSRFGSQCMQPNNIMGIENICELAARMLFSAVEWARNIPFFPDLQITDQVALLRLTWSELFVLNAAQCSMPLHVAPLLAAAGLHASPMSADRVVAFMDHIRIFQEQVEKLKALHVDSAEYSCLKAIVLFTSDACGLSDVAHVESLQEKSQCALEEYVRSQYPNQPTRFGKLLLRLPSLRTVSSSVIEQLFFVRLVGKTPIETLIRDMLLSGSSFNWPYMSIQ
- the NR2F2 gene encoding COUP transcription factor 2 isoform X5, with amino-acid sequence MPPTQPTHGQFALTNGDPLNCHSYLSGYISLLLRAEPYPTSRFGSQCMQPNNIMGIENICELAARMLFSAVEWARNIPFFPDLQITDQVALLRLTWSELFVLNAAQCSMPLHVAPLLAAAGLHASPMSADRVVAFMDHIRIFQEQVEKLKALHVDSAEYSCLKAIVLFTSDACGLSDVAHVESLQEKSQCALEEYVRSQYPNQPTRFGKLLLRLPSLRTVSSSVIEQLFFVRLVGKTPIETLIRDMLLSGSSFNWPYMSIQ
- the NR2F2 gene encoding COUP transcription factor 2 isoform X4 is translated as MQAIWDLEQGKYGFAVQRGRMPPTQPTHGQFALTNGDPLNCHSYLSGYISLLLRAEPYPTSRFGSQCMQPNNIMGIENICELAARMLFSAVEWARNIPFFPDLQITDQVALLRLTWSELFVLNAAQCSMPLHVAPLLAAAGLHASPMSADRVVAFMDHIRIFQEQVEKLKALHVDSAEYSCLKAIVLFTSDACGLSDVAHVESLQEKSQCALEEYVRSQYPNQPTRFGKLLLRLPSLRTVSSSVIEQLFFVRLVGKTPIETLIRDMLLSGSSFNWPYMSIQ